In Lewinellaceae bacterium, a single window of DNA contains:
- a CDS encoding sigma-70 family RNA polymerase sigma factor, translating to MHDCKRIIDKMRNGGEEGIAEGMALLVEDIEFRKTAKYFYGRYRQLSRVLSWEDLLYEAVLRLATEISNGRGPKTNCKGYIRNICRNICEEYRRESQRMDMAMDVLSKLYHSPSSNVLREKVKAYLAQLGGQCEVLLWLCFFEEPPVEDHGKLAGLLNDKGYDVSPTSVSSLLSRCKRKFRELLGGGPSGLFEE from the coding sequence ATGCATGACTGCAAACGGATCATCGACAAAATGAGGAACGGAGGAGAGGAAGGGATAGCCGAAGGAATGGCATTGCTGGTGGAAGACATAGAGTTTCGCAAAACGGCGAAATATTTCTACGGCCGTTACCGGCAGCTTTCCCGCGTACTTAGCTGGGAGGACCTTTTGTATGAGGCGGTCCTGCGGCTGGCCACCGAGATCAGCAACGGCCGGGGGCCTAAAACCAACTGCAAAGGGTATATCCGCAATATTTGCCGGAATATCTGCGAAGAATACCGGCGCGAAAGCCAGAGAATGGATATGGCCATGGATGTGCTGAGCAAATTGTACCACAGCCCGTCCAGCAACGTCCTTCGGGAAAAAGTGAAGGCGTATCTGGCGCAGTTGGGAGGGCAATGCGAAGTGCTCCTTTGGTTGTGTTTTTTTGAAGAACCACCGGTTGAGGACCACGGCAAACTGGCCGGCCTGTTGAACGATAAGGGCTATGATGTCAGCCCCACTTCCGTATCTTCTTTGCTATCGCGATGTAAACGAAAATTTAGAGAACTACTGGGAGGCGGCCCGAGCGGCCTGTTTGAAGAATAA
- a CDS encoding amidohydrolase family protein, producing MKLTQQILFAFLFLFTAYAAPAQLQYLHCGRLIDGVGDQVREKVTIIVDGKTIKEVRDGYAKAEEGATVIDLKDKTVLPGLMDMHVHIEGESNPNSYLDRFRLNDADVALRATVYARRTLMAGFTTVRDLGGSGVNVSLRNAINQGYVDGPRIFTAEKAIGTTGGHADPTNGARKGLMEYAGPEVGVINGPDDAWQAVRQRYQNGADLIKITATGGVLSLAKDGSNPQFTLEEATAIVQAAKDYGMTTAAHAHGAEGMKRAVLAGITSIEHGTMMTEEVMDLMKEKGTYYVPTISAGRFVADKAKEEGYFPAIIVPKALAIGPQIQATFAKAYKRGVKIAFGTDCGVSPHGDNAKEFLYMAEAGMPPMDAIRSATVASAELLGISDQLGSIEAGKLADIIAVKDNPLENIETLLEVEFVMKEGRVYRE from the coding sequence ATGAAACTGACCCAGCAAATTCTGTTTGCCTTCCTGTTCCTTTTTACAGCTTATGCGGCCCCGGCCCAGCTCCAGTACCTCCACTGCGGGCGCCTCATCGACGGCGTTGGCGATCAGGTGCGCGAAAAGGTGACCATCATCGTCGACGGCAAAACAATCAAAGAAGTTCGTGACGGCTATGCAAAGGCGGAGGAAGGCGCCACCGTGATCGACCTCAAGGACAAAACCGTGCTGCCCGGCCTGATGGACATGCACGTGCACATTGAAGGAGAGAGCAACCCCAACAGCTATCTGGACCGCTTCCGCCTCAACGATGCCGACGTTGCCCTGCGGGCCACCGTCTACGCCCGCCGCACCCTGATGGCCGGCTTCACCACCGTGCGCGACCTCGGCGGCTCGGGCGTCAACGTCTCCCTGCGCAATGCCATCAACCAGGGCTACGTCGACGGCCCGCGCATCTTCACCGCTGAGAAAGCCATCGGCACCACCGGCGGCCACGCCGACCCCACCAACGGCGCCCGAAAAGGCCTGATGGAATACGCCGGCCCGGAAGTGGGCGTCATCAACGGCCCGGACGACGCCTGGCAGGCCGTCCGCCAGCGCTACCAGAACGGGGCCGACCTCATCAAGATCACCGCCACCGGCGGGGTGCTCAGCCTGGCCAAGGACGGCAGCAACCCCCAGTTTACTCTGGAAGAAGCCACGGCTATTGTCCAGGCCGCCAAAGACTACGGTATGACCACCGCCGCCCATGCCCACGGCGCCGAAGGCATGAAACGGGCGGTGCTGGCCGGCATCACCAGCATCGAGCACGGCACCATGATGACGGAAGAGGTGATGGACCTGATGAAGGAAAAGGGCACCTATTACGTTCCAACCATCTCCGCCGGCCGGTTTGTAGCCGACAAGGCGAAAGAGGAGGGCTATTTTCCGGCCATCATCGTACCCAAAGCATTGGCCATCGGCCCGCAGATTCAGGCAACTTTTGCGAAAGCGTATAAAAGAGGAGTGAAGATTGCCTTTGGAACCGATTGCGGCGTCAGCCCGCACGGGGATAACGCCAAAGAGTTCCTCTACATGGCCGAAGCCGGCATGCCTCCCATGGATGCCATTCGTTCCGCCACCGTTGCTTCCGCTGAACTGCTGGGAATTTCCGATCAGCTGGGCAGCATCGAGGCGGGCAAACTGGCAGATATCATCGCCGTAAAAGATAACCCATTAGAAAATATCGAGACGTTGCTGGAAGTGGAGTTTGTGATGAAGGAGGGGAGGGTGTATAGGGAGTAG
- a CDS encoding glycoside hydrolase family 97 protein, with amino-acid sequence MKNLNFLPLLFLALLFSCQKEPETTTIQSPQGVLQLEFLLSATGIPQYALTRNGTTIIDTSSLGFNLRESGVLREGFTLVSSETKETRARWTPVWGTQKEILNHYNELFVELAEAGDNPRRLNLRFRLFDDGLGFRYEFPEQEAVKEVTIMDEYTHFQLAGDHLAWWIPADYDSYEYLYNHTRLSEVDTAGLNYGIENRPDRYIANPHAVNTPVTMRTDDGLYLSFHEANLADYAGMTLGIQPGNLLQSELVPWSDGTKVRTQTPFASPWRTVLVTDNPGALLASNLILNLNEPNQIEDVSWIEPMKYTGIWWELHLGKTSWSLRQQEGSWGDKGGAGHGATTENTKKYIDFNAEHGIRGLLVEGWNQGWEYWGQDTLGYFNFYTPYPDFDIEEVVKYAKSKNVALIGHHETGGQADHYDSQLEEAFKYYHNLGIKAVKTGYAGPVTPTGERHHGQYMVRHQRRVIETAAKYQIMIDAHEPVKQTGLRRTFPNLMAQEGVRGMEYNAWSNGNPPSHTCIIPFTRMLAGPIDYTPGIFDITFDQYKPNNRVHTTLAKQLALYVTIYSSLQMAADLPENYTGHPAFQFIQEVGVDWDDTRILNAEIGQYLTIARKEKGTDRWFVGSITNEEPREFAIPLDFLEEGKAYRAGIYKDSDTAHWKDNPMAFVVTSADVKKGDTLTMKLAPGGGQAVSILPVE; translated from the coding sequence ATGAAAAACCTGAATTTTCTCCCCCTTCTCTTTCTGGCCCTGCTCTTTTCCTGCCAGAAAGAACCCGAAACCACCACCATTCAATCCCCCCAGGGAGTACTGCAACTGGAGTTCCTCCTCTCCGCTACCGGAATTCCCCAGTACGCCCTCACCCGCAATGGAACTACCATCATCGACACTTCCAGCCTAGGGTTCAACCTGCGCGAGTCGGGCGTATTGCGCGAAGGCTTCACCCTCGTCTCCTCCGAAACCAAGGAAACGAGAGCGCGCTGGACGCCCGTCTGGGGTACCCAAAAGGAAATCCTCAACCACTACAACGAGCTGTTCGTAGAACTAGCCGAAGCAGGCGACAACCCGCGAAGGCTCAACCTGCGCTTCCGCCTCTTCGACGACGGCCTGGGCTTCCGCTACGAGTTCCCCGAGCAGGAAGCGGTGAAAGAAGTGACCATCATGGACGAGTACACCCACTTCCAACTCGCCGGCGACCACCTGGCCTGGTGGATACCGGCTGACTACGACAGCTACGAATACCTCTACAACCATACCCGCCTCAGCGAGGTAGACACCGCCGGCCTCAACTACGGCATCGAAAACCGCCCCGACCGCTACATTGCCAATCCCCACGCTGTGAATACCCCGGTCACCATGAGAACGGACGACGGCCTGTACCTCAGCTTCCACGAGGCCAACCTGGCCGATTACGCCGGCATGACCCTGGGCATTCAACCCGGCAACCTGCTGCAGAGCGAGCTGGTGCCCTGGAGCGACGGCACGAAGGTGCGCACCCAAACGCCCTTCGCCTCCCCCTGGCGCACCGTCCTGGTGACAGACAACCCCGGGGCGCTCCTCGCCTCCAACCTCATCCTCAACCTCAACGAGCCCAACCAGATCGAGGACGTATCCTGGATCGAACCCATGAAATACACCGGCATCTGGTGGGAGCTGCACCTGGGCAAAACCAGCTGGAGCCTCCGGCAGCAGGAAGGCTCCTGGGGCGACAAGGGCGGGGCCGGCCACGGCGCCACCACTGAAAATACCAAAAAATACATCGACTTCAACGCCGAACACGGCATCCGCGGCCTGCTGGTCGAAGGCTGGAACCAGGGCTGGGAATACTGGGGCCAGGACACCCTGGGCTACTTCAACTTCTACACCCCCTATCCCGATTTCGACATCGAGGAGGTTGTGAAATACGCCAAAAGCAAAAATGTGGCCCTCATCGGGCACCACGAGACCGGCGGGCAGGCCGACCACTACGACTCCCAGTTGGAAGAAGCCTTCAAGTATTACCATAACCTGGGCATCAAAGCGGTGAAAACGGGCTACGCCGGGCCGGTAACGCCCACGGGCGAGCGCCACCACGGCCAGTACATGGTGCGCCATCAGCGCCGGGTAATCGAAACAGCCGCGAAGTACCAGATCATGATCGACGCCCATGAACCAGTCAAACAAACGGGCCTGCGCCGCACCTTCCCCAACCTGATGGCGCAGGAGGGCGTGCGCGGCATGGAATACAACGCCTGGAGCAACGGCAACCCACCCAGCCATACCTGCATCATCCCCTTTACCCGCATGCTGGCCGGCCCGATCGACTACACCCCAGGCATCTTCGACATCACCTTCGATCAATACAAACCCAACAACCGGGTGCACACCACGCTGGCCAAGCAGTTGGCCCTATACGTCACCATCTACAGCTCTCTGCAGATGGCGGCCGACCTGCCGGAGAACTACACCGGCCACCCCGCCTTCCAATTCATTCAGGAAGTGGGCGTCGACTGGGATGACACGCGCATCCTCAATGCCGAGATCGGGCAGTACCTCACCATCGCCCGCAAGGAAAAGGGCACGGACCGTTGGTTCGTCGGCAGCATCACCAACGAGGAACCGCGGGAGTTTGCCATCCCCCTCGACTTCCTGGAGGAAGGCAAAGCCTACCGCGCCGGCATTTACAAGGACAGCGATACCGCTCACTGGAAGGACAACCCGATGGCTTTTGTCGTCACCAGCGCGGATGTAAAGAAGGGAGACACCCTGACGATGAAACTGGCGCCGGGCGGGGGGCAGGCGGTGAGCATTTTGCCGGTGGAGTGA